From the genome of Streptomyces ficellus:
GCACCGCCGCCGCCGTCCACCACGCCGGAGCGGGCACCACCGCGGCCGCCCTGCGGGCCGGCGTGCCCGCCGTACCCGTCCCCGTCATGGCCGACCAGCCCTTCTGGGCGTCCCGCCTGTGCGCCCTGGGAGTCGCCCCCCGCTCCCTGCCGTTCGCCGAACTCACCGCCGACGCCCTCGGCGACGCGGTCACGGCATGCCTGTCCGACCCGTCCCACCGCCACCGCGCGACCCGCCTCGCCCGCGCGATCGCCACGGAGGACGGCGCCGCGCCACTGCTGGCGTGGATCGACGCACACGCGTCCAGGTGAGCCCCCCGACACGGCGCGGCCAGATACGGACGGTCGTCCACGTACGACGGTGAACGCCCCGCGTCGCTCAGCCGCCGCCCGGGAGGCGCTCACGCGCTAACGCCAGACCTGTGTCTCCCAGCCGCATGCGCGGCAGACGACGCGCAGTCCTTTCAGGGCGCGTACAGGCGGGAAGAGGAGCACGCCCAGCACTCGGCCGGCGTCCGTGCGCAGCTTCCGGCTCATCGTGAACTGGCTGCGCAGGGCCTCGCGATAGGTGTCGCGGCGTACGACGGTGTCCGTGCCCCCGCAGCCTCTGCACCGGCGTGTGTGCGCCATGGTCCCCCCGAGCCCGCGCGGATCCGATGCCGCACCCCTTCCCCAGCCGGTGATCCCTACGCAGGGGGCGGGGCCGGGCCCCGCTCGCACGGTCGCCGTCCCGACCCGCCCGCACCTGGCCGTCAGGGCCGTTCGCCGGCGCGGCGCAGGGCGCGCAGGGCCTTCTGCCGGTGGCTGAGGGCCAGGTTCACCGAGTCGGGTTCGCCCGCGCGGCGGAAGTGGTCGGCTGCCTGGTCGTTGACGGTGACGGCCTCCTCGTACCGGCCCACGTCGACCAGGAGGCCGCCGAGGAGGAGCAGGGCCGCGCCCTTTCCCGTACCGTCCGAGGTCTCCCGGCAGATCCGCAGGTACCGCTCGAACGCGGGGACGGACTCCTCGTACCGGCGGAGGCCCACGGTCACGATGCCGAGCCGGAACAGGGCTTGGCCCTCGTTGCCGGTGTCCTGCCGGGCGCGGAACAGTTCCGCGGCGCGGCGGTAGGCGGGCGCGGCCTCCTGCGGCCGGCCCAACTGCTCCAGGAGCTGGCCGAGGTGGAGGTGGACCTGTGACTCCCGCTCGCGGTCGTCCGTCCGGGGGTAGACGGTGGCGGCCCGCCGGAGGGTGGTCACCGCCTCCTCGCTGCGGTTCAGCGCCCGCAGGGCGCGGCACAGGTTGAGGAGCGCGGAACCCTCCAGGTCGGGGAGGTCGACCGCCTCGAACAGCGCGACGGCCCTCCGGTACGTGGTGACGGCCTCCTCGTACCGGCGCTCCGCCATGAGCGTCTCGCCCTGACGGTAGAGGGTGAGGCCCTCGCCGCGCTGGTCGTCCGCGTCCCGGTACCGGACGGCGGCCCGCTCCACGGCGGCGGCGGACTCCACCCTCCGGCCCGCCGCGGCGAGGGCGTCGCCGAGCTGGTGCAGGGCTTCGGCCTCGGCGCGGCCGTCACCGGCCTCGCGGAAGAGGTCCACGGCCTCGGTGCAGACGGAGACGGCCTTCTTGGGCTTTCCCTGCCCGATCAGCGCCCGCCCGGTGACGGTGAGCGCCCGGGCCTCCCCGGTGCGGTCGCCGGACCGCCGGTGGATGCGGGCGGCGTGCCGGCCGGCGGTGACGGCCTCCTCGTACCGGCCCACGCGCGCGAGGGCTTCGGCGAGTTCGCCGTACGCCGCTCCCTCGCCCCGCACGTCCCCCGCCGCCCGGAGCGCGGCGACCGCCCGCTCGCGTGCGGTGACGACTTCCTCGACGCGCCCCAGCTCCAGGAGCACCGACGCGAGCCGGCCGAACAGTTCGGCCTCGGTGCCGTGTTCGCCGGCCGCGCGGTACTCGGCGGCGGCCCGCTCGCAGACGCTCACGGCGTCCGCGTGCCGGCCCTCGTAGACGAGGACGAGGGAGAGGCTGTGCAGCGCCGACCGCTCGCCGGCGCGGTCACCGGCCTCCCGGCTCACGGCGAGCTCCCGCTCGAACGCGGTGATCGCCTCGGCGGTCCGGTGCAGCTGGAAGAGATGGGTGCCCAGGCTGTGCAGCAGCGCCCCCTCGCGTGCGGGGTTGCCCACCTCGCGGTAACCGGCGGCGGCCTGTTCGCAGGCGGTGACGGCCTCCTCGTACCGCCCCGCTCCGGCCAGGGCCTCGCTGCGGTTGGCCAGCGCGTCGGCCTCGTGCCCGTGGTCACCGGTCTCGCGCAGCAGCGCGGCCGCCTTCCCGCAGGCGGTGGCCGCCTCCGCGTAACGGCCGGTCTTCGCACAGGCGTTGCCGAGGTTGATCAGTGCGAACGCCTCACCGGTGCGGTCGCCGAGCTCCCGGAAGGCCGCGGCGGCCTGAAGGGTGGCCGTGACGGCCTCGTCGTGGCGCTCGGTGCGCACCAGGGTGGTGCCGAGCCGGCTGAGCATCCGGGCCTCCTTGCCGCGCTCACCGGTCTCGTGGAAGAGGGCGGCCGAACGCTGGTAGGCGGCGATCGCCTCGTCGAGCCGGTCCGTCGCGTACAGGGCGTCGGCCAGGTTGCCGAGGGAGTCCGCCTCGCGGCCGTGGTCGCCGTTCTCGCGGTAGATGGCCGCGGCCTCCCGTGTGGGGGCGATGGACTCCTCGAACCGCCCCTGTCTGATGAGGGCGTTGCCGAGGTTGTGCAGCGGGACGCCCTCACGGCGGCCGCCACCCGTTCCGTCACCCGTTCCGTGGCCCGTTCCGTCACCTGTTCCGCCGGAATAAGCGGCGGTCCTCTGTTCGGCGAGGGCGGCGGCGCGCCGGCTGACGTCCGCGGCTTCGTCGAACCGCTTCGCGGCCGTCAGCGCGTTGCTCAGGTTGGTGAGCACCGCGATCTCGAAGAGCGGCTCGGTGGAGCCCCGGAAGATGGCCACGGAACGTTCACAGGCGGTGACGGCCTCGTCGGCGCGGCCGTCACCGGCCAGGGCGGTGCCGAGGTTGGTGAGCGCGGTGCCCTCCAGGACGATGTCACCGGTGTGGCGGAAATGGCCGGCGGCCCGGTCGAAGAGCGCGGCCGCGTCCCCGGTGCGCCGCATGCCCATCAGGGCATGGCCGGACTCGAGGAGCAGCTCCGCCGCGCGCCGGCGGTCACCGGTCCCGACGTGCACGAGCGCGGCCCGCTCCACGGCGGTGACGGCTTCCTCGAAACGCCCGAGGCGGGCCAGCGTCTGGCCGGTCTTGCCCAACAGGGCCGCCGTGTCCGTGAGTTCGGTGGCCGAGGCCGTCCCGTCCAGCTGCCGGTACAGCTCGGTCGCCTCGCGGGTGGCGGCGAGCGCCTCCTCCCGGACCCGGCCCGGGACCAGGGCCAGCCGGTGGCGTACGTCCGCGTGCTCGGGGAGGTCCACCGTAGGGTGGGCGAGCGCCAGCCGCCGGTACAGGTCGTCGGCCTCCCGCGTGACCGCGAGGGCGCGCTCCTCGTGGCCCAGGGCGAGGAGCCGGGTGCCGAGGTTGTTCAGGACCTTCGCCAGGTCGAGGCAGTGGGCGGCGAAGTCGGTCTCGGCCAGTTGCCGCTGGATGGCCACCGCCTCCTCGGCCGGGGCGAGGGCCTCCTCCCCGCGGCCCAGGTCCCCGAGGAAGGCTCCCAGGTTGATCAGCGCGGTGGTCAGGTCGGGCTGGTGGGCGGCGGGGTTCGCCTCCGCGAGCCCGCGGTACAGGTCGGTGGCCACCTCCGCGATCTCCAGACCCTCCTCGGAGCGGCCGGCCGCGCGCAGCGCGAGCCCGAGGTTGGCGAGCGACATGGCGAAGTGGTGCCGCTCGGCGTCGGGGTCGGCGTCGGAGAGGCGCCGGTACAGCTCCACGGCCTCTTCGGCGGCACCCAGGCCCTGCTCGACGCGGCCCGCGTCGAGCAGGCGCATGCCCAGGTTGTTGAGCAGTCCCGCCAGGTCGGGCCGGTACCCCGGGTCCGCTTCGCACAGGCGCCGGTACAGCCCGGCCGCCTCCTGCGTCACGGCCAGGGCCTCCTCGGTGCGGCCGTGCCGCGAGAGCCGGTTGCCGAGCCCCGCCAGCGAGTCCGCCAG
Proteins encoded in this window:
- a CDS encoding glycosyltransferase, with translation MPRPEDWPSWAGAAGYWWPARPTGWQPPAVLLDFLQAGPPPVFIGFGSMAPGEGDRLSELVAAAVRRAGVRAVVQAGWADLAGRGDDVLTIGDVPHDWLLPRTAAAVHHAGAGTTAAALRAGVPAVPVPVMADQPFWASRLCALGVAPRSLPFAELTADALGDAVTACLSDPSHRHRATRLARAIATEDGAAPLLAWIDAHASR
- a CDS encoding tetratricopeptide repeat protein, which encodes MTEPRYEQHVAAGAVAAQGPYATATVNHYYGTRLPTIDALPAPSAPDTAWLMAQPSRLLDARSHVVPFIGRTAELERLRQWRDARDARLSVLLLHAPGGQGKTRLATEFAELSRSPGLPAAERWDVLQAGFRGGPPGPAPSPSPDGAGVLLVVDYADRWAYSELERLLADPVLHQQRPTRVLLIGRTVRWFAALRGELADRRADAGDLLLPSLDEDRLRMFTAARDRYGASDLYGLPDPADVEPPASLGRRDFGLTLNLHMAALVSVDARARGKRLSLAEPHELSAYLLDREYRAWQRLFDAGGQGQDYRTRPAVMARTVFTAALTGAVDHGTGLAALRTLDLPGHPQELLLDHRFCYPPSERDLVLEPLYPDRLAEDFLGLLTPGHDVSAYDPDPWTSGVPAALLNGELRPTVSPRAVTFLASAADRWAHIGERVLYPLLRAEPGLAIAAGSPALTALAALADKGGAAGAEGAAGTGGAAEQGGAARQRIPPSLLAALEAVESHLPSGRHADLDSGILAVVETLIAHRLASTTDLAQRAWLYGTLAWRRANAGRREQAVPPAEEAVRLHRELAGGDPGHLPQLANALSVLGDRLSAAGRWEEALFLAEESVAISRRLAASDSAHQDRLADSLAGLGNRLSRHGRTEEALAVTQEAAGLYRRLCEADPGYRPDLAGLLNNLGMRLLDAGRVEQGLGAAEEAVELYRRLSDADPDAERHHFAMSLANLGLALRAAGRSEEGLEIAEVATDLYRGLAEANPAAHQPDLTTALINLGAFLGDLGRGEEALAPAEEAVAIQRQLAETDFAAHCLDLAKVLNNLGTRLLALGHEERALAVTREADDLYRRLALAHPTVDLPEHADVRHRLALVPGRVREEALAATREATELYRQLDGTASATELTDTAALLGKTGQTLARLGRFEEAVTAVERAALVHVGTGDRRRAAELLLESGHALMGMRRTGDAAALFDRAAGHFRHTGDIVLEGTALTNLGTALAGDGRADEAVTACERSVAIFRGSTEPLFEIAVLTNLSNALTAAKRFDEAADVSRRAAALAEQRTAAYSGGTGDGTGHGTGDGTGGGRREGVPLHNLGNALIRQGRFEESIAPTREAAAIYRENGDHGREADSLGNLADALYATDRLDEAIAAYQRSAALFHETGERGKEARMLSRLGTTLVRTERHDEAVTATLQAAAAFRELGDRTGEAFALINLGNACAKTGRYAEAATACGKAAALLRETGDHGHEADALANRSEALAGAGRYEEAVTACEQAAAGYREVGNPAREGALLHSLGTHLFQLHRTAEAITAFERELAVSREAGDRAGERSALHSLSLVLVYEGRHADAVSVCERAAAEYRAAGEHGTEAELFGRLASVLLELGRVEEVVTARERAVAALRAAGDVRGEGAAYGELAEALARVGRYEEAVTAGRHAARIHRRSGDRTGEARALTVTGRALIGQGKPKKAVSVCTEAVDLFREAGDGRAEAEALHQLGDALAAAGRRVESAAAVERAAVRYRDADDQRGEGLTLYRQGETLMAERRYEEAVTTYRRAVALFEAVDLPDLEGSALLNLCRALRALNRSEEAVTTLRRAATVYPRTDDRERESQVHLHLGQLLEQLGRPQEAAPAYRRAAELFRARQDTGNEGQALFRLGIVTVGLRRYEESVPAFERYLRICRETSDGTGKGAALLLLGGLLVDVGRYEEAVTVNDQAADHFRRAGEPDSVNLALSHRQKALRALRRAGERP